One window from the genome of Yarrowia lipolytica chromosome 1B, complete sequence encodes:
- a CDS encoding uncharacterized protein (Compare to YALI0B19096g, weakly similar to CA2780|IPF3831 Candida albicans unknown function), translated as MVKRRLENDPETCHKRPTASPLTRLPAELKNAICDLLPKRDIRAVSLVSHDLRHAACDKLFGDFYLSWDSLAPTRDYLASDSCGIAGYIHTLHITKHSSYAEWHYPELLTEFMSLCPQLSDVTMVISGSSAWLKYVGCDRVTNMTVISGQVQRLQTFNNVNAPAKQISFDIDHLVGFPAVKTLALEGFTVQRDSILNKDGVHEIIPLSRISADKDGSTPVTRLSPSRNETVAVKRLVLENCIWQYPYDVKDFGSIEELEVRLSKGYTVYSHNERFHSFVLSPPPTVRRLTIDLPVEPYHQQLSWTPLKSHRCKQLEYLSIKGFHLPGIQFAAALPASLKQLRFEVGLTQDKEMFHRLDAQADSYRDTFTASTRARTLDVELVGKLVSIEPPTFALPNY; from the exons ATGGTCAAGCGACGTCTAGAGAACGATCCTGAGACGTGCCACAAACGGCCCACGGCGTCCCCACTAACCAGACTGCCGGCCGAGCTCAAAAATGCCATCTGTGACCTCCTGCCCAAACGCGACATTAGAGCCGTGTCTCTGGTGAGTCACGATCTTCGCCACGCGGCGTGCGACAAGTTGTTTGGTGACTTTTACCTGAGCTGGGACTCCTTGGCCCCCACCAGAGACTACCTGGCTTCTGATTCGTGCGGCATAGCCGGATATATCCACACTCTGCACATCACCAAACATTCGTCCTATGCCGAGTGGCACTATCCTGAGCTGCTGACGGAGTTTATGTCGCTGTGTCCGCAGCTGTCCGACGTGACAATGGTCATTTCGGGCTCTTCTGCGTGGCTCAAGTACGTGGGATGCGACCGAGTGACTAACATGACTGTTATATCCGGTCAGGTGCAACGGCTCCAGACCTTCAACAACGTCAACGCGCCAGCAAAACAAATCTCCTTTGACATCGACCATCTCGTGGGCTTTCCAGCTGTTAAGACACTTGCCCTTGAGGGCTTCACAGTCCAGAGAGACTCGATTCTCAATAAGGATGGCGTCCATGAGATCATTCCGCTGTCTAGAATCTCGGCAGACAAGGATGGAAGCACACCAGTGACGAGGCTGAGCCCGTCAAGAAACGAGACGGTGGCGGTCAAGAGACTGGTGTTGGAAAATTGCATTTGGCAGTATCCTTATGACGTTAAGGATTTCGGCAGTattgaggagctggaggtcAGGTTGAGTAAGGGATACACGGTCTATTCAC ACAACGAACGATTCCATTCATTCGTTCTATCGCCACCTCCCACTGTCAGACGACTGACCATCGACCTACCCGTAGAGCCATATCACCAGCAGCTCTCGTGGACTCCTCTTAAGAGCCACAGATGCAAACAGTTGGAGTACTTGTCCATTAAGGGCTTCCACCTACCCGGCATCCAGTTTGCCGCGGCGCTCCCTGCATCCCTTAAACAGCTTCGTTTCGAAGTGGGACTCACGCAGGATAAAGAAATGTTCCATCGACTGGACGCCCAGGCAGACAGCTACCGCGACACGTTCACGGCCAGCACGCGTGCGCGCACCCTCGACGTGGAACTAGTCGGTAAGTTGGTTTCCATAGAACCCCCCACTTTTGCCCTACCCAACTACTGA
- a CDS encoding uncharacterized protein (Compare to YALI0B19118g, no similarity) — MVAAMFDVLVAVDLAHVSTTTVSHTMDIRLFPEQQSEKKPNTVCHVLPCHIHYTGPANVAEYFTIEGGDNKNGQQVEVTKDEKADENPEVAKKAEENDAAKEQGEEDEKEFGLNNRDSKDPKDKSASSAPLSTHFRGRKLHGVEQNLPETYRGYRFTEGTNFFENSNPVSQLGDITQDFDQDGFERNPDDYRNNEPIEMRSWNAEGSFDHLVIWGHERVPDLASDQWACGVRDWHQVATAMNPIKQ; from the coding sequence ATGGTTGCAGCAATGTTTGACGTCTTGGTCGCAGTTGATCTAGCACACGTCTCCACCACAACAGTCTCTCACACAATGGACATTCGATTATTTCCCGAGCAGCAGAGCGAAAAAAAGCCGAACACGGTCTGTCACGTGCTGCCGTGCCATATCCACTACACAGGGCCTGCCAACGTGGCTGAGTACTTCACCATCGAGGGTGGTGACAACAAGAACGGGCAACAGGTGGAAGTGACCAAAGACGAAAAGGCTGACGAGAACCCGGAGGTTGCTAAGAAGGCCGAAGAGAATGATGCAGCGAAAGAGCAGGgtgaggaggacgagaaaGAGTTTGGATTGAACAACAGGGATTCAAAGGATCCAAAAGACAAGAGTGCCTCTTCAGCTCCATTGAGTACCCATTTTCGAGGCAGGAAGCTTCATGGAGTGGAGCAGAATCTGCCCGAGACGTACCGTGGCTACAGGTTCACCGAGGGTACCAATTTCTTCGAGAACTCGAACCCCGTGTCCCAGCTGGGCGACATCACCCAGGACTTTGACCAGGATGGATTCGAGCGAAATCCCGATGACTACCGAAACAACGAGCCCATCGAGATGCGGTCGTGGAACGCCGAAGGCTCGTTCGATCATCTGGTCATCTGGGGCCATGAGCGGGTGCCCGATCTCGCCAGTGATCAGTGGGCCTGTGGAGTGCGAGATTGGCACCAGGTTGCCACTGCCATGAACCCCATAAAGCAGTGA